A genomic region of Candidatus Neomarinimicrobiota bacterium contains the following coding sequences:
- a CDS encoding arsenate reductase ArsC produces MRILVLCTGNSCRSQMAAATLRRLQPDWEVTSAGTFPLDQVHPLAVRVMAEVGL; encoded by the coding sequence ATGCGCATCCTTGTACTCTGCACCGGCAATTCTTGCCGCTCACAGATGGCCGCGGCCACCCTCCGTCGGCTGCAGCCCGATTGGGAGGTGACCTCCGCCGGCACCTTCCCGCTTGACCAGGTCCATCCCCTGGCGGTGCGGGTCATGGCCGAGGTAGGGCTG